Proteins encoded by one window of Erwinia pyrifoliae DSM 12163:
- the nrdG gene encoding anaerobic ribonucleoside-triphosphate reductase-activating protein encodes MNIHQYYAVDVMNGPGTRCTLFVAGCAHHCRGCYNQSTWRVDSGTPFTPQMEEQLIADLNETRIIRQGLSLSGGDPLHPANLADVQRLLHRVRRECQDKDIWMWTGYRLQELSISQLRVIDLVNVLIDGKFIQALKDPALPWRGSSNQVIHQLR; translated from the coding sequence ATGAATATTCATCAGTACTATGCGGTGGATGTGATGAACGGCCCCGGCACACGCTGTACGCTGTTTGTTGCGGGCTGCGCCCATCACTGCCGTGGCTGCTACAACCAAAGTACCTGGCGAGTGGACTCCGGAACTCCATTCACCCCGCAGATGGAGGAGCAGCTGATTGCAGACCTCAACGAGACGCGCATTATCCGCCAGGGACTGTCGTTATCGGGCGGCGACCCACTGCATCCGGCCAATCTGGCCGATGTTCAACGCCTGCTGCACCGGGTAAGGCGCGAATGCCAGGATAAGGATATCTGGATGTGGACCGGCTACCGTCTGCAGGAACTGAGCATCAGCCAGCTGCGCGTTATCGACCTGGTCAACGTGCTGATAGACGGAAAATTTATTCAGGCGCTTAAAGACCCGGCGCTGCCGTGGCGCGGCAGCAGCAACCAGGTTATCCACCAGCTGCGCTAA
- the nrdD gene encoding anaerobic ribonucleoside-triphosphate reductase gives MANQVIKRDGCQVAFDQARIEAAIRAAAKAAKIDDDDYCARTASRVSALLGGRQQVEVAEVQQVVENLLMSGRYPPLAHRYIEYRHDRDVARERQRRLNREIRGLIEQSQPALLNENANKDSKVIPTQRDLLAGIVARHYACQHLLPRDVVEAHERGEIHYHDLDYAPFFPMFNCMLIDLHGMLTRGFNMGNAGIETPKSIATATAVTAQIIAQVASHIYGGTTINRIDEVLAPFVDASLARHRAIAHQWQIAESEAYARSRTEKECFDAFQSLEYEVNTLHTANGQTPFVTFGFGLGTSWAARLIQQSILRNRLAGLGKNHKTAVFPKLVFAIKTGLNRHTGEPNYDIKQLALECASKRMYPDILNYEQVVAVTGSFKTPMGCRSFLGVYEQDGKPIHDGRCNIGVITLNLPRIALEAHGDEGRFWALLDQRLLLAKTALMTRITRLEKVKARVAPILYMEGACGVRLQADEPVAAIFKYGRASISLGYIGIHETLNALSGGRVHPYDDAQLRAKGLEIVARLRAAVDQWKRETGYGFSLYSTPSENLCDRFCRLDAAGFGVVPGVTDKGYYTNSFHLDVEKKVNPYDKIDFEAAYPPLANGGFICYGEYPNMQHNLKALEDVWDYSYSRVPYYGTNTPIDQCYQCGFHGEFTCTSKGFTCPTCANHDSSRLSVTRRVCGYLGSPDARPFNAGKQEEVKRRVKHLRGGQAG, from the coding sequence ATGGCTAATCAGGTAATTAAGCGCGATGGCTGTCAAGTAGCGTTCGATCAAGCACGTATCGAGGCCGCCATTCGCGCTGCGGCAAAAGCCGCAAAAATTGATGATGATGATTACTGCGCCCGCACCGCCAGCCGGGTAAGTGCCTTGCTGGGCGGCCGTCAGCAGGTCGAGGTTGCCGAAGTACAGCAGGTGGTAGAGAACCTGCTGATGTCCGGGCGTTATCCACCACTGGCGCACCGTTATATCGAATATCGCCACGACCGCGATGTGGCACGAGAGCGCCAGAGACGGTTAAACCGTGAGATCCGTGGTCTGATTGAACAGAGTCAGCCCGCGCTGCTTAATGAAAATGCAAACAAAGACAGCAAGGTCATTCCCACCCAGCGCGATCTGTTAGCCGGCATTGTCGCCAGACACTATGCATGTCAGCATTTGCTGCCGCGCGATGTGGTTGAGGCCCATGAGCGCGGCGAGATCCACTATCACGATCTTGACTACGCGCCGTTCTTCCCGATGTTCAACTGCATGTTGATCGACCTGCACGGCATGCTGACACGGGGTTTTAATATGGGCAATGCCGGGATCGAAACGCCGAAATCGATCGCCACCGCCACCGCCGTTACCGCACAGATTATTGCCCAGGTCGCCAGCCATATTTACGGCGGCACCACCATTAATCGCATTGATGAAGTGCTGGCACCGTTCGTTGACGCCAGCCTGGCGAGGCATCGCGCCATCGCCCATCAATGGCAGATTGCCGAAAGCGAAGCCTACGCCCGCTCACGCACCGAGAAAGAGTGCTTTGATGCCTTTCAATCGCTGGAGTATGAGGTTAATACGCTGCATACCGCCAACGGTCAGACACCGTTTGTCACCTTCGGTTTCGGCCTCGGCACCAGCTGGGCGGCACGACTTATTCAGCAGTCGATTCTGCGTAACCGCCTTGCCGGGCTGGGCAAGAATCATAAAACGGCGGTTTTCCCCAAGCTGGTATTTGCCATTAAAACCGGGCTTAACCGCCATACTGGCGAGCCAAACTACGATATCAAGCAGCTGGCGCTGGAATGCGCCAGCAAACGGATGTATCCCGACATCCTTAACTATGAACAGGTCGTCGCCGTGACCGGGTCGTTTAAAACGCCGATGGGTTGCCGCAGTTTCCTCGGCGTTTATGAACAGGACGGCAAGCCCATTCACGACGGCCGCTGTAATATCGGCGTTATCACCCTCAACCTGCCGCGTATCGCGCTGGAAGCGCACGGGGATGAAGGCCGTTTCTGGGCGCTGCTCGACCAGCGCCTGCTGCTGGCCAAAACGGCGCTGATGACGCGTATCACCCGGTTGGAAAAGGTCAAGGCCCGCGTCGCGCCGATTTTGTATATGGAGGGTGCCTGTGGCGTGCGCCTGCAGGCCGATGAGCCTGTCGCCGCTATCTTTAAATACGGGCGCGCGTCAATCTCGCTGGGCTATATTGGCATTCACGAAACGCTGAATGCCCTGAGCGGCGGCCGCGTGCATCCTTACGATGATGCGCAGCTGCGCGCCAAAGGTCTGGAGATCGTTGCCCGCCTGCGCGCCGCCGTCGACCAGTGGAAACGGGAAACCGGTTACGGCTTCAGCCTGTACAGCACGCCAAGTGAAAACCTGTGCGATCGCTTTTGCCGCCTTGATGCCGCCGGGTTCGGCGTGGTGCCGGGGGTGACCGATAAAGGTTACTACACCAACAGCTTCCATCTCGACGTAGAGAAAAAGGTTAATCCCTACGACAAAATCGATTTTGAGGCCGCCTATCCCCCACTGGCTAACGGCGGCTTTATTTGCTACGGCGAATATCCCAACATGCAGCATAACCTGAAAGCGCTGGAGGACGTGTGGGATTACAGCTACAGCCGGGTGCCTTATTACGGCACCAATACTCCGATAGACCAATGCTACCAGTGCGGTTTCCACGGTGAGTTCACCTGCACCAGTAAAGGCTTCACCTGCCCGACCTGCGCTAACCATGACAGTAGCCGCCTTTCGGTTACCCGTCGGGTATGTGGTTATCTCGGCAGCCCCGACGCACGGCCGTTTAATGCCGGCAAACAGGAAGAGGTTAAACGCCGGGTGAAACATCTGCGCGGAGGCCAGGCTGGATGA
- a CDS encoding DUF350 domain-containing protein, with protein MATLPLVLAFASYFFTSCAMVLVFLLIYMRITPHNEWCLIKENNLAATYGFIGALLGYIIPLASVAVNSVNLLDYLLWGAIALAVQLLVFTAVRLFIHDISSRIEQNQRAVGLFLGAVSLGVGILNAACMTY; from the coding sequence ATGGCCACTCTGCCACTTGTACTCGCTTTTGCCAGCTATTTTTTTACCAGCTGCGCAATGGTGCTGGTGTTTTTGTTGATCTATATGCGCATAACACCGCATAACGAATGGTGTTTGATTAAGGAAAATAATCTGGCTGCGACGTACGGTTTTATCGGTGCATTGCTGGGTTATATTATTCCCCTGGCAAGCGTAGCGGTTAACTCCGTCAATCTGCTTGATTATCTGCTGTGGGGCGCAATAGCGCTGGCCGTACAGCTGCTGGTTTTCACTGCCGTTCGTCTGTTTATTCACGATATCAGTTCACGCATTGAGCAAAACCAGCGCGCCGTGGGGTTATTCCTCGGTGCAGTCTCGCTCGGGGTCGGCATCCTGAATGCAGCCTGTATGACTTACTGA
- a CDS encoding GNAT family N-acetyltransferase, which yields MLIRTEIGIDAASIDALLRRSFPTSAEAELVRQLREGGLLTLGVVATDDEGQVLGYAAFSPVTLNGEDRQWVGLAPLAVDESVRKQGLGSRLIYEGLDTLNEFGYAAVVVLGDSAYYGRCGFKTAAHCQLHCRREGTEQAFQVYKLADDVCNGIAGNIEYSAPFNRL from the coding sequence ATGTTAATTCGTACCGAGATTGGCATTGATGCTGCCAGCATTGACGCCCTGCTGCGCCGCAGCTTCCCGACCTCTGCCGAGGCTGAACTTGTCCGGCAGCTGCGTGAGGGCGGTTTATTAACCCTTGGCGTGGTGGCCACCGACGACGAAGGCCAGGTTCTTGGCTATGCGGCGTTCAGCCCGGTTACGCTTAACGGTGAGGATCGGCAATGGGTTGGATTAGCGCCGCTGGCTGTCGATGAAAGCGTACGTAAGCAGGGGCTGGGATCGCGGCTGATCTACGAGGGGCTGGATACGTTAAATGAGTTCGGCTATGCCGCAGTGGTTGTGCTGGGCGATTCGGCTTACTACGGGCGGTGTGGTTTTAAAACGGCAGCGCATTGCCAGCTGCACTGCCGCCGGGAAGGGACGGAACAGGCTTTCCAGGTTTATAAACTGGCGGACGATGTTTGCAATGGCATAGCGGGCAATATCGAATACTCCGCGCCGTTTAATCGGTTGTGA
- a CDS encoding DEAD/DEAH box helicase — MSSVAYNEKQVIRWLGARAVARARDLIASVQHIQWQNTLLTGEVPGRKAEPYSVMVHFSRPQGKLHASGECSCAVKNNCKHVAALMLANLQPRQPQSAVAIDTIRAVPVPVLQLQSWAKFISGYGHYGHRQKRLDFATVSFDYAGVKVDAGSQAESFADRSGQRYHVQRHMDDEHSWLAQIGGAGLHTIPSGHIYTPAPLPAAIFAPSSPSQWREFIKTGLPALRKRGWYINMDDDFTWNITEVEKIEGRVVKGEEGWFDLELAMKIGRRRVRLEPLLARLFARDRRWMSGNLLQIDDDEQIELRDERQQRLVFRASQLKPLVGDLADLFDRDEAQPLRLAAWDIGRLSQADDRRWVFDGEDAVYQLAQRLSGQAGVQAVAPPVGLQATLRDYQQQGVNWMQFLRQHQLAGVLADDMGLGKTIQTLAHLLLEKEAGRLDRPALIVVPTTLVHNWCCEAARFAPGLRVLALTGPQRKDFYQRLEQYDVVITTYSLLWRDQPQLVAHHYHLLILDEAQYVKNSSSRAALVIRTLKTRHRLCLTGTPLENHLGELWSQFDFLLPGFLGSERDFTQRWRIPVERQGDKVRRDLLAKRVRPFMLRRRKQEVAKELPPKNTIVRSVALDGAQRELYDQVRKAMQDRVQLAVQQQGAGRSHLLVLDALLKLRQICCDPRLLADARAEKVRHSAKLALLREMLHDLLAEDRRILIFSQFTTMLTIIAGELQKARIPFVTLTGATRDRNEPVRSFQQGEVPVFLISLKAGGVGLNLTAADTVIHYDPWWNPAAENQATDRAWRLGQDKPVFVYKLIAAGTIEEKIVALQQQKAELAGEILDDELSEPASFSQQDLSDLFAP; from the coding sequence ATGTCGTCCGTTGCTTATAACGAAAAACAGGTCATTCGCTGGCTCGGTGCGCGCGCCGTGGCCCGGGCGCGGGATCTGATTGCCAGCGTACAGCATATCCAGTGGCAGAATACCCTGCTAACCGGGGAAGTGCCGGGACGAAAAGCAGAGCCTTACAGCGTGATGGTTCATTTCAGCCGTCCGCAGGGCAAGCTGCACGCCAGCGGCGAGTGCAGCTGTGCGGTAAAAAACAACTGCAAACATGTGGCTGCGCTGATGTTAGCGAATCTGCAACCGCGTCAGCCGCAGTCGGCCGTCGCCATTGACACGATTCGTGCGGTGCCGGTGCCGGTACTGCAATTACAGTCATGGGCGAAATTTATCAGCGGCTACGGTCATTATGGCCATCGTCAGAAACGCCTGGATTTTGCCACGGTCAGTTTTGACTATGCCGGGGTAAAGGTGGATGCCGGTAGTCAGGCCGAGAGCTTTGCCGACCGCAGCGGGCAGCGTTATCACGTTCAGCGTCACATGGACGATGAGCACTCCTGGCTGGCACAGATAGGCGGCGCCGGACTGCACACCATCCCCTCCGGGCATATTTACACGCCAGCCCCGCTTCCTGCTGCGATATTTGCGCCGTCATCGCCCTCCCAATGGCGTGAATTTATCAAAACAGGGTTGCCGGCTCTGCGTAAACGCGGCTGGTATATCAACATGGACGATGACTTCACATGGAATATCACCGAAGTAGAAAAGATCGAAGGGCGTGTCGTAAAGGGGGAAGAGGGCTGGTTCGACCTTGAACTGGCGATGAAAATTGGCCGCCGCCGCGTGCGGCTGGAACCGCTGCTGGCGCGTTTATTTGCACGCGATCGCCGCTGGATGTCCGGAAACCTGCTGCAGATCGATGACGACGAGCAGATTGAACTGCGTGATGAACGTCAGCAACGCCTGGTGTTTCGCGCCTCACAGCTCAAGCCGCTGGTAGGCGACCTCGCTGACCTGTTTGACCGCGACGAAGCACAGCCGCTGCGCCTCGCCGCCTGGGATATTGGCCGTCTCAGTCAGGCAGACGACCGCCGCTGGGTATTTGACGGTGAAGATGCGGTTTATCAACTGGCGCAACGGCTAAGCGGCCAGGCTGGCGTACAGGCGGTCGCGCCACCGGTCGGCCTGCAGGCGACGCTGCGCGACTATCAGCAACAGGGCGTAAACTGGATGCAGTTTCTGCGTCAGCACCAGCTGGCTGGCGTGCTGGCTGACGATATGGGCCTGGGCAAAACGATTCAAACGCTGGCGCATCTGCTGCTGGAAAAAGAGGCGGGACGGCTGGATCGCCCGGCGCTGATCGTGGTGCCGACTACGCTGGTTCATAACTGGTGCTGCGAAGCCGCACGCTTTGCACCCGGATTGAGGGTGCTGGCGCTGACAGGCCCGCAGCGCAAGGACTTCTACCAGCGACTTGAGCAGTATGACGTGGTGATCACCACCTACTCGCTGCTATGGCGCGACCAGCCGCAGCTGGTGGCACACCACTACCATCTGCTGATCCTCGATGAAGCGCAATATGTGAAGAACAGCTCCTCGCGCGCGGCGTTGGTTATCCGTACCCTGAAAACGCGCCATCGCCTGTGCCTGACCGGCACCCCGCTGGAAAATCACCTTGGCGAGCTGTGGTCGCAGTTTGATTTTCTGTTGCCGGGTTTCCTCGGCAGCGAACGCGATTTTACCCAGCGCTGGCGCATTCCGGTGGAGCGGCAGGGGGATAAAGTGCGGCGCGATCTGCTGGCGAAACGCGTGCGGCCGTTTATGCTGCGTCGGCGTAAGCAGGAAGTGGCTAAAGAACTGCCGCCTAAAAATACCATCGTGCGCAGCGTGGCGCTGGACGGCGCACAGCGTGAACTGTATGACCAGGTTCGTAAAGCCATGCAGGATCGCGTGCAGCTGGCGGTACAGCAGCAGGGAGCGGGGCGCAGTCACCTGCTGGTACTGGACGCCCTGCTAAAGCTGCGCCAGATCTGTTGCGATCCGCGTTTGCTGGCCGATGCGCGCGCGGAGAAAGTGCGTCATTCCGCCAAGCTGGCGCTGCTGCGCGAAATGTTGCACGACCTGCTGGCGGAAGATCGTCGTATCCTGATTTTCTCGCAGTTCACCACCATGCTGACGATCATCGCCGGGGAATTGCAAAAGGCGCGTATTCCGTTTGTGACGCTGACCGGCGCGACCCGAGACCGCAACGAGCCGGTCCGAAGTTTCCAGCAGGGCGAAGTTCCGGTTTTCCTGATTAGCCTGAAAGCAGGTGGCGTGGGGCTGAACCTGACGGCGGCAGACACGGTTATCCATTACGATCCCTGGTGGAATCCGGCGGCGGAAAATCAGGCGACCGATCGCGCCTGGCGTCTTGGCCAGGATAAGCCGGTATTTGTTTACAAGCTGATCGCTGCGGGTACTATCGAGGAGAAGATCGTCGCTTTACAGCAGCAAAAAGCTGAACTTGCCGGAGAAATCCTTGATGATGAGCTAAGCGAGCCTGCCAGCTTCAGCCAGCAAGATCTCAGCGATCTGTTCGCCCCGTAG
- a CDS encoding GIY-YIG nuclease family protein: MSPAAPAEWHLYIVRTAGGMLYTGIALDVARRFAQHQSGKGAKALRGKGPLELVFHCAAGDRSLASKLEYRVKQLKRQHKLRLAEQQPVSLMQWLSDHNRLNGAEYSILPAMPLQTSSASL, from the coding sequence ATGAGTCCTGCTGCCCCTGCCGAATGGCATTTGTACATTGTGCGCACCGCTGGCGGCATGCTTTACACCGGGATAGCCCTTGACGTGGCGCGCCGCTTCGCCCAGCACCAGAGTGGTAAAGGTGCCAAAGCGCTGCGCGGTAAAGGGCCGCTGGAGCTGGTTTTTCATTGCGCAGCGGGCGACCGCTCGCTGGCATCAAAGTTGGAATACCGCGTCAAACAGCTTAAAAGGCAGCATAAGCTGCGGCTGGCTGAACAGCAGCCTGTATCGCTCATGCAGTGGCTTAGCGATCACAACCGATTAAACGGCGCGGAGTATTCGATATTGCCCGCTATGCCATTGCAAACATCGTCCGCCAGTTTATAA